One window of Mediterraneibacter gnavus ATCC 29149 genomic DNA carries:
- a CDS encoding DUF2325 domain-containing protein — protein MSIVIIGGHDRMVCQYKKVCQKYQCKAKVFTQMSGNLSKKIGTPDLVVLFTNTVSHKMVRCAVEEAGRCNAEIIRCHTSSKNALEDILETACAAV, from the coding sequence ATGAGTATTGTTATTATCGGAGGACATGACCGAATGGTCTGTCAGTATAAAAAAGTATGTCAGAAATATCAGTGTAAAGCAAAAGTGTTCACACAGATGTCAGGAAATCTGTCCAAAAAGATAGGAACTCCGGATCTGGTCGTTTTATTCACAAACACTGTTTCGCACAAAATGGTGCGGTGTGCAGTGGAAGAAGCAGGCCGCTGCAATGCAGAGATCATCCGCTGCCATACAAGCAGCAAAAACGCACTGGAAGATATCCTGGAAACTGCCTGTGCAGCAGTGTAA